One Takifugu rubripes chromosome 2, fTakRub1.2, whole genome shotgun sequence genomic region harbors:
- the LOC101065410 gene encoding protein ALP1-like — translation MRMEEDEPLRSLMFLMTYLLLKRWRDISNANAQRRTEIQRRIRHRQYFFQRQRRMLLMMIAGGIRSNVQIRTRPWTTTASTDWWERVVMTEFQPPDWLDKFRMSRETFFYLCDKLRPRLTRQDTTFRLALPVEKRVAVALWRLASNVEYRTISALFGVGKSTVCRCVRDMCHAIVALLSSIYLRPPSGQELHDSAQHCLSSWGFPHCVAAIATLHTAIITPSNNASDYANPAGWLSVLSQVVVNGSGQFWDVCASFPGGTDPADILQNSSLWATAAEGGLSPSPLPMFTGRPLRYVILGEACYPLQSWLMKAYPEEGGRRGRKATLTEPQCLFNQQLRRALRAPEETLLRLRARWQCLSKRNDCGLDVVPTMILACCILHNMCESHGDAFMEAWQAEVVEAESPQPSHRQLVAASADQSPAEEVRELFCQYFEQQTS, via the exons atgaggatggaggaggatgagccGCTGCGGTCGCTCATGTTCCTCATGACGTACCTGCTGCTGAAGCGATGGAGGGACATCAGCAACGCCAACGCTCAGAGGCGGACTGAGATCCAGAGACGCATCCGGCATCGGCAGTATTTCTtccagagacagaggaggatgcTTCTG ATGATGATAGCGGGAGGGATCCGTTCCAACGTCCAAATCCGCACTCGCCCCTGGACCACCACCGCCAGCACTGACTGGTGGGAGAGAGTCGTGATGACGGAGTTCCAGCCGCCCGATTGGCTGGATAAGTTCCGCATGAGCCGGGAGACGTTCTTCTACCTCTGTGACAAGCTGAGGCCCCGCCTGACTCGCCAGGACACCACCTTCCGCTTGGCGCTCCCGGTGGAGAAGCGCGTGGCCGTCGCTCTGTGGCGGCTGGCCTCCAATGTGGAATATCGCACCATCAGTGCGCTGTTTGGTGTGGGAAAATCCACCGTGTGCAGGTGTGTCCGGGACATGTGTCATGCCATCGTGGCACTCTTGAGCTCCATCTACCTGCGTCCTCCGAGCGGACAGGAGCTGCACGACTCAGCCCAGCATTGCTTATCCTCCTGGGGCTTCCCTCACTGTGTCGCCGCTATAGCAACGCTCCACACCGCCATCATCACCCCATCTAACAACGCGTCTGACTACGCCAACCCCGCTGGCTGGCTCTCCGTGCTCTCTCAG GTGGTGGTTAATGGCAGCGGGCAGTTCTGGGATGTGTGCGCCAGTTTCCCAGGTGGGACAGACCCGGCTGACATCCTGCAGAATTCGTCGCTGTGGGCCACAGCTGCAGAAGGCGGCCTGTCACCATCACCGCTTCCGATGTTCACGGGAAGACCGCTCAG GTACGTGATACTGGGAGAGGCCTGTTACCCTCTCCAGAGCTGGCTGATGAAGGCCTATCCCGAAgaggggggcaggagagggaggaaagccACGCTGACAGAACCACAATGCCTCTTTAACCAGCAGCTCAGGAGAGCACTGCGTGCACCAGAGGAGACGCTACTGAGGCTGAGGGCACGCTGGCAGTGCCTGAGCAAAAGGAACGACTGCGGCCTGGACGTGGTTCCCACCATGATTCTTGCCTGTTGCATTCTGCACAACATGTGTGAGTCCCACGGGGACGCCTTCATGGAGGCCTGGCAGGCGGAGGTCGTCGAGGCGGAGAGCCCTCAGCCCAGCCACAGGCAGCTCGTGGCAGCCAGCGCAGACCAGAGTCCCGCAGAAGAGGTCCGGGAACTCTTCTGCCAGTATTTTGAACAGCAAACTAGCTGA